In Castanea sativa cultivar Marrone di Chiusa Pesio chromosome 6, ASM4071231v1, a single window of DNA contains:
- the LOC142641515 gene encoding (-)-germacrene D synthase-like — protein sequence MYAQVSAVASPTKNDMPQTVRRSANFQPSIWGDRFLTYGAEFLETEDNLKQQVQQLKEEVMCMLTSPVEKTSQKLNLIDVLQRLGVSYHFENEIEFFLQQLHRTLLDHDNQENDDDLYTVALQFRLLRQQGYYISCDKFTKFKDSNGNFKDSLINDVRAMLSLYEATHLRVHGEDILEEALVFTSTNLEFVASHLSTPLAAQVSHALKQPIHKGLPRLEARHYLSIYQEDPSHDKVLHTFAKLDFNILQKMHQKELSGIARWWKELNFSKKLPFIRDRVIECYFWILGVFFEPEYFLARRILTKVIAMTSTIDDIYDAYGTFEEIELFTEAIERWDISAIDQLPEYMKVCYQALLDVYCEMEEIVGERRSDRVKYAIEAMKNQVRAYFDEAKWFHKKYIPRMDEYMEIALATSGYSLLATTSLVGMGDLVTDDSFKWVFGKPKMVRACTVVARLMDDRVSHKFEQERGHAASAIECYMAQYAATEEDAINELRKEVTNAWKDINEECLYPTIVSKPTIMSILNLTRVMDVVYKDEDGYTNAGVVLKDFVTSLLIDPVPL from the exons ATGTATGCTCAAGTTTCAGCAGTAGCTTCCCCAACCAAAAATGATATGCCACAAACTGTTCGTCGATCAGCAAATTTTCAACCTAGCATTTGGGGTGATCGTTTCCTCACATATGGTGCTGAGTTCTTG GAAACTGAGGACAATTTGAAGCAACAAGTTCAGCAATTGAAGGAAGAGGTGATGTGTATGCTAACATCCCCGGTTGAGAAGACCTCACAAAAACTAAACTTGATTGATGTACTCCAACGCTTAGGCGTGTCTTACCATTTTGAAAATGAGATcgaattttttttgcaacaattACACAGGACGCTTCTTGATCATGATAACCAAGAAAATGATGATGACCTTTATACTGTTGCTCTCCAATTTCGATTACTTAGACAACAAGGTTATTACATTTCATGTG ACAAGTTCACCAAGTTCAAAGATAGCAATGGGAATTTCAAGGACTCACTTATCAATGATGTGCGGGCAATGTTAAGCTTGTATGAAGCCACACATCTCAGGGTCCACGGGGAAGATATACTAGAAGAAGCTCTTGTATTCACTTCCACAAATCTTGAGTTTGTAGCATCGCACCTAAGCACTCCTCTTGCAGCACAAGTAAGCCACGCCTTAAAGCAGCCTATCCACAAAGGACTACCAAGGTTAGAGGCAAGGCATTACTTATCTATCTACCAAGAAGATCCTTCACATGATAAAGTTCTTCACACCTTTGCAAAGTTAGATTTCAACATACTGCAAAAAATGCACCAGAAAGAACTTTCTGGCATTGCAAG GTGGTGGAAGGAATTAAACTTTTCAAAGAAGTTACCCTTTATTAGAGACAGAGTGATTGAGTGCTACTTCTGGATATTGGGAGTGTTCTTCGAGCCTGAATATTTCCTTGCTAGAAGGATACTAACCAAAGTGATTGCCATGACCTCGACTATTGATGACATCTATGATGCGTATGGCACTTTTGAAGAGATTGAGCTCTTTACTGAAGCAATCGAGAG GTGGGACATTAGTGCCATTGATCAACTTCCAGAGTACATGAAAGTGTGTTATCAGGCACTATTAGATGTTTATTGTGAGATGGAAGAAATAGTAGGTGAAAGAAGATCAGACCGTGTGAAATATGCAATAGAAGCA ATGAAGAATCAAGTTCGTGCCTACTTTGACGAAGCCAAATGGTTCCACAAAAAGTACATACCTAGAATGGATGAATATATGGAGATTGCACTTGCTACATCTGGCTATTCATTGTTAGCAACCACATCATTGGTTGGAATGGGAGACCTTGTTACAGATGATTCCTTCAAGTGGGTGTTTGGCAAACCCAAAATGGTTAGAGCTTGCACAGTGGTTGCCAGACTCATGGATGACAGAGTGTCACATAAG TTTGAGCAAGAAAGAGGACACGCGGCCTCGGCTATTGAATGTTACATGGCACAATATGCTGCCACCGAAGAAGATGCAATTAATGAGCTCCGCAAAGAAGTTACAAATGCATGGAAGGACATTAATGAAGAGTGCCTCTATCCAACTATTGTCTCCAAGCCAACTATAATGTCAATTCTCAACCTTACACGTGTGATGGATGTTGTGTACAAGGATGAAGATGGCTACACAAATGCGGGAGTTGTGCTCAAAGATTTTGTAACATCTTTGCTCATTGATCCTGTACCGTTATGA